ACAGACAGGAGTGTGAACCACTGTCTGGCTGGCGACTGATTGTATTCAAGGAATACAGACAATCGAACGACCGTTCTTTTTTGTGGAAATCGGAGGCTTTCAATGGCATACAGCATCGACTTGTCCGGCCGCGTGGCCTTTGTCACCGGTGCATCCAGCGGGCTGGGCGCACAGTTTGCCCGCACCCTGGCGCGTGCAGGCGCGGGCGTGGTGCTGGCCAGCCGCCGTATCGAAAAGCTCAAGGAGCTGCGCGCGCGCATCGAAGGCGAGGGCGGTGATGCCCATGTGGTCGAGCTGGACGTGACCGACCACGACTCCATCAAGTCTGCCGTGGCGCACGCAGAGACCGAGATGGGCTCTATCGACATCCTGGTCAACAACTCGGGCGTGAGCACGACCCAGCGCATCCAGGACGTGACACCCGAGGACTACGACTACGTCTTCGACACCAATGTGAAGGGCGCCTTTTTTGTGGCGCAAGAGGTGGGCAAGCGCATGCTGGCCCGTTCGCGCGGTGCAGCGCCGGGCAGCTTCACGGGCGGGCGCATCATCAACATTGCATCCATGGCCGGCCTGAAGGTTTTGCCCCAGATCGGCGTGTACTGCATGAGCAAGGCCGCCGTGGTGCACATGACGCGCGCCATGGCGATGGAGTGGGGCAAGTTTGGCATCAACGTGAACGCCATTTGCCCCGGCTACATCGACACCGAAATCAACCACCACCACTGGCAGACCGAACAAGGCCAAAAGCTGGTGAATATGCTGCCGCGCAAGCGTGTGGGCAGCCCCGAAGACCTGGACGCGCTGCTGGTGATGCTGGCCAGCGACCAGAGCCATTTCATCAACGGCGCGGTGATTGCGGCGGACGACGGCTTTGCGATTTGATTCGGGTGGCAGGGTTTTGATGGAAATGCCCTTCTAGCCCTTATCTGGTAAGTGTGGGTAGCTATCATTTTTGAGTTTTTGACGTGCAGGCGGCCCTGCGCTGAGGCTTTGCCGCTCTCGCTTTCACTGCGGCGCGTTGGTCACTCCAATGCCGCCATCGCCTGAGCCTCGGATTTCAGTCCGCTCAGGAACACCCGTCGCATCACAGCCCCTGGCATCCAGCGCAAGGCCAGATTGCGCAGGTAGAAGGACACCGGCGTGGCAGGCACAAAGGCGGGGGCGATCTTGCGGCTGCGCCGTTGCAGGCGTTCGATGGTCGGGTGCAGCCTGCGCCTGTGTGCGACCAGTGCTTGCTCTAGTTGCTCTGCCTTGGGGGCCTGGCCTTTGCCAGTGCTGCGTTCCAGCTCTTGCGCCAACACGCCAGCCGATGCCAGCGCCATGCCCGCCCCCTGGCCCGAGATGAGCGACAGGCTGTGTGCTGCATCGCCCATCAGCAAGATGCGGCCCCGGTGCCAACTGGGCAAAACCACCAGCGCCAGGTCGTCGATGACCAGTTCTGTGCCGGCCTGCACAGCGGCCAGCCCGCTTTGCACCACGGCATGGCTGTGGGCGGTGACTTGGGCCAGCAGAGCATGCCTGCCTTCGAGGGGGACGGGGCCGTGGACGGGACTGCGCCACACATGCAAGGCGGCAGTGCGCTGGGCGTCGAGGCTGTAATACTCGCTTTGCAGGCCGGGCTCTGCGTACGAGACAAAGTCTTCTGTCGGCTGCCAATTCTCGGGAATGTCATAGGCCGCGTAGCGATACCCCAGCGGTCGCAAGCAATCGGCAGAGGGCGCAATGTGCTGGGCGCGCAGGCTGGAGTGGACACCGTCGGCGGCGATCAGCAAATCGGCTTCGCAACTGCTGCCATCAGATAACAGGACGCTGAGGAGGCCTCCGGCGGGGTCGTGTTGCAGCCCCTGCACCGAGGTGCCCATGCTGATCTGGACATGGTCGCGTACGGCGTTGTGCAGCACATGTACCAACTGCGTGCGCCGCAGCGTGATCCAGTCCATCTCGGCCAGCAGTTGGCGGTAGTCCACGCTCAGGATGTCGCGGCCCCGCCGGTCGCGGTAGGTGTGTGTGCCCATGTCGGGGTAAGCGACGGCTTTGAGATCGGGCACCAGCCCCATGCGCCGGGCGGTGCCCAGGCCAGGGCCAGACAGTCCCATCATGTGTCCGCCATCGCGCAGGTGGCTGGCGCGCTCCACGACGTGTACGCGCCAGCCTATGTGGTGGAGCCACCAAGCAGCGGCCAGGCCCGCGATGCCAGCACCTGCGATCAACGCCAAGGGCGCATTGCGATGCGCAGGGGTGGGGTCCCGCACTGGTGCGCCCGTGGTGAGGCGGGCTGCTTTGGCTGGGGCAATGGGTTGGGCAATGGATTGGGGTTGTGCCGAGGTCATCATGGGGAGGTGCTTGGTTTGTCAGAGGAAGTCATGCAAGGTGGCTCGGCAGCGGGGTGGTGTGGCCCCTGCTGCGGGCCTGGGCTGCGCTGGTCCGGCGTGGCGGCCAGGCCGCCGCGTCGGCGCACCCAGGTTGGCAACGCCAGGGCCAGCGCCCCTAAGGCGGCGGCTGTGGCGAAGCTGTGGGGGTGGCCCGTGAGTGAGGCCATCCAACCACCCGCTACGCCGCCGACCATGGCCACGGCGGCATCGGTGCATTGCAGCAGGGTGAAGTCCAGCCCCGGCTGGCGCGCACTGGTCAGGCCCATGAGCCAGGCGTAGCGCGCGACAAAGCCACACGCCATGGCGATCAAAAAGAAGGTAGCTGCCGCCAGCAGCGCAGCGGTGGGTGCTGCTGATGCTGCGCAGATGGCGACCAGCAGCAGCGCTGTGGCTTCGATGGCCAGCGCAGCGTGCAAGGCCCGCCACACCCCGGCACGCTGCACCAGCGCCCCTGCGGCCACGGTGCCTGCCAGCCCTGCGCACAGCCCGCCCACTCCCCAAAACGTTGCCAGCTGGGCCATGCCCACACCGCGGTCGATCAGCCAGGGACCGAGCATGCCTGCGCACAGCCGAACCCCCAGGCCCAAGCCCAGCACCAACACCATGCCCGAGCGCATTGCGGTGCTTTGCCAGGCATGGCGCCAGTGGGCGCGGTGGTGGGTGCTGGCTGCATCGGCTAAATCAGCGACTGGGCGTGGTGGCTCGCGCAGTCGCCACAAGGGCAGTGTGAGGGCGGCTGTCAGCACGCCCATTGTGCCTATGGCGGCTGCCCAGCCCACCTGTTCAAACAGCAGAACAAAAACGCTGCCGCCCATGGCCATGCCGATGTAGCTGCCGCCCACTTGCGCCACATTGCCCCAGCCACGTTGGTGCACTGGGAGTTGATCGATGGCAAAGCCGTCGGCTGCGATGTCCACAGTGGCGGTGGCCAGGGCAGCCATGGCCAGCAGTGCTACCACGGCGGTCAGCTGGTTATGGCTCCAGCCTGCTGCCTGTGCGCTGCGGGGGGCCAAGGCGCATAGCATGGTCATGCACAGGGTTACCAGCCATTGCCCAGCCAGAATCAGGGGCCGCGAGCGCCGCTCTGCGCGGCCTGCGGGCAGTCTCCAGCGTTCCACCCAGGGGGCCCACAGGCCTTTGAGCACCCACGGAGCCAACACCAAAAAGGCCAGGCCAGTGGTTTGCAAAGACGCCCCTGTGCTGCGCAGCAAGGCCGGCAGAGCCTGCGTGGCCAGCCCCGTGATGAGACTTTGCACCGCATAGATACCGAGCAGTGCCGCACACAGTGCGCTGGTGGTGAGGGCCAGTGTGGGTCGCTCTGAGTGTGGATGCACCCGCAAAGCGGTGGTGGACTCAGTAGTCATAGGCCAGCATGACACCCACGGTGCGCGGCAGCGCCACTTGCGCCATGGTGCCGACAGCGGCGTTGCTGAACCCGTACACGCGGTATTTTTTGTCAGTCAGATTGTGTGCGTAGGCTGTGATTTGCCAGTGGCTGTCAATGGCCCAGTGAAGTGACAGGTCGACCAAGGTGTAGCCGTTTTGGCGCAGGGTATTGGCAGCGTCAAAATATTGCGAGCCCGTGCGGCGCACCGAGAGTGTGGGCCGCAGCACACCCCACCCCGTGGCAAAGCGCCCGCTCAAGCCCAGCGACAGCAATTGATGGGGTGCAAAGGGCACGTCGTTGCCCGTGCATGCAGCGCAAGAGGCGGGGTCTTCATAGCGGCGGAACGTGGCTTTGTTCACCGCTGCGGAGGCGTCCAGCGTCCACTGCGCGTTCAGCTTCCAGCGGGCATCTAGCTCCAGCCCACGCGAGCGGGTGTCGCCGACGTTGCGCAGGGTTTGGTAGCCCAGGTCGTTGCCGCGGTACAGCTGCGTGTCCTGGATGGCCACCTGGTACAGCGCTGCGCCGACTTGCCAGTCCCCCTGTTGCCAGCGCGAGCCCAGCTCGACGCTGGTGGATCGCTCGCGCCCAAAGGGCTGGGCGTCGTAGGCGTTGGATGGTGCCAGGTTGAAGCCGCCGGGCTTGTAGCCCTGCGACACCGTGGCGTAGCTGCGCCAGGCGGGCGTCCATTGGTAGGCCGCGCCCAGCTTGCCCAGGGTGGTGTTGCCATCGATGCGCCCACTGCCGCTGAAGCGGTCCATGCTGTAGGCCGCGTTGAGGGATGCACCAGCGAAATTCGTGGACGCCTTGTCTTTGGAGTGGCGAATGCCCGCACTCAAGTCCAGCGCAGAGGTGGCGTGCCAAATGACATCACCGTAGCCAGCCACCGAGCTGCTGTTGTTGGAGGATGCAGAGTTCAAGCCTGTCAAGCCATAGGTTGGTAGTGCGTTGACGTAGTCGCGCCTTTGTTGCACGGACTGGCGGTACAGGCCGAAGACGCCATCCCACGCGCGGGTGTGGTTGCCTGCGGAGTCCTTGCCACGGGTGGCCAGGCGAATCTCCTGCATGTTTTGTTTCCACGTCTCCGGTTGCTGGCTGTCGTAGGGGCCAATGGGGTAGCGGCGGGCGATGTCAGCGTCTTGCCAGGCGGTGGTGGCAGACAGGCGCCAGTCGCCCAGGTCGTATTGACCGCTAAGGGTCTGGCTTGTCGTGCAGCGCCGCTGCGCGAAGCTGGCCACTGCGGTGGGCATGGTCGGCATCACATAGGCTTGCTGGCTTTCGATGTTGTCCCAGGGCACATAGGCGTCTTGGCTTGCGCGTGTGCACTCGCGACCAAGGTTCAGCGCCATTTCCCAGGGCGCTCCCGTTGGTGCCATGCGCAGCTTGGCGGCGCCCAGGGTGGCGCGGGCGCCGCCTTGGTGGTCTTGGCCAGTGACCGGGTTGTACAGCGCGCCGAGGGCGTCATCGCGCGAGACAGACACTGAACCGTAGAGCAAGTTGGGCGTTATAGCGCCGCTGGCAGTTCCTTCGACGCGGTAGCCGCCGCGGCTGGACGCGCCTGCGCCCAAGTGCATCCGGGTCTCATTGTCGGGGCGCTGGCCGATGATGTTGAGCACCCCGCCTTGTGCGCTTTTGCCATACAACGTGCCTTGGGGCCCCTTGAGCAGCTCGACCCGTTCCACGTCCTGCAGTGACTGGATGGCAAAAATGGGTAACTGGGGGACGCCGTCGACGTAAACCGTCAGCGCTGGGTTGTAAAAGTCCTGGGCCGAGGACACACCACGCAGGCTGATGATGGGGTACAGAAATGAGGCACTTTGCGAAATTTGCACCCCGGGCAGCACCCGCTGCAGGTCTTGTGTCGTCGCAATCTGAGCGTCTTCTAGCGCCTGATGATCGCGCACCACGGCGCTGCCGATGAATCGGGACAACGCTTGGTCACGTTTGCCTGAGGAAATCGTGACATCGGGCAGCGTGGCATCCGGTGCAGCGGTCTGGGCCCATCCCAGGCTGCACAGGCTGGCCAAGCAGGCAGCCGCCAAGGGCAGCCGTACATGAGGTGGCGACTTGGCGCGCGTGAAGTGGTGCGGCATGTTGTGTACTCATTTGTATAAAATGAGAATTGTTCTTATTTGGGTGCGGCTGCGCTAGCGGTTTTTGTTCCGGGTTAGCGGTTTTGAGGAGAAATCTCGTGGGTATGGACAAAGGCCAACCGTATGCAACCGCCGATGCCGTGGCGGCCTACAGTGGCCACCCCTTGCTGCCTGCAGTCAGCCTGCCTCTGGATTGGGCCCAGGCCTCACGGGTGCACGATCTGGCCGATGGAATCACCCTGACTTGCTGGAGTGGCCAGCCAGCAAGCGATCTTCAGGTCAGCGCCAAAGGGCCTCCCATGTTCTGCATCGCAGTTTTGTTGGAGGGCAGCGCCAGCATGGCGCTCGATGGCGGGCCGATGCTGGAATTGCGCTCTGGCATGGCGGTGGTGCAAACCGCGGCACGGCCAGTGTCCGGCTGCTTTGCCATGCGTGGGGGACAGCCTAGTCGGTTGGTCGACATACGCTTTTCTCTAGAGGGGTTGCAGCGTGTGGGCGGCAAGCCCCTGGTGGCATTGCAAGGGCGGTTTTTGCAGGATTGCAGCCTGGTGCAGTCGCAGACGCTTTTGGGCGGTTTTCCTGCGCCGGCCGAGTTGCTGCGCGTGGCCACCGACATTCTGACCAGCGACTTTGGCGATGAGACGGTGTGCCGTCTGTACCTGCAGGCCAAGGCGTTAGAGGCGCTGGCGATTGTGCTTCAGACGGTGGGGCCGTCCGCCCCGACAGGCCGCATGGCCCGCGAGCGCACGCGCTTGCTGCAGGCGCGCCGCTTGATGGACGAGCGTTATGGTGAAGACTGGACGATTGCCAAGCTGGCCCGTGCTGTAGGGCTTGGCGAGAAGAAGCTGCAGGCTGGGTTTCGGGAAATGGCAGGGCGATCCGTGCATGAGCATTTGCGCGAAGTGCGCTTGGCCGCCGCCGCTGCGTTGCTGGCCGACGGTGTGAGCGTCACAGATACTGCCTTGACCACAGGCTTCACCAGCCTGAGCCACTTCAGCAAAGCATTCCGTGCTGCTCGTGGTGTTTTGCCCAGCCATTGGCGTCAGGTCCGCCATTGAGCGCGGCTCACAAAACGCAGCGTAGCGGCCACTGGCAGTGGGGGCTGCTTGTACTGCTGCGACTGCTTGCACAAACCGCAGCGCATTGCCCCATATTGCAAAACGAGTAGGAAAATGCTGCTAAAACCAATATAGATAAGCGCAGGCAGCTATCTAATCAGGAGCGATTGGGTGGCAATACTGCGCTGCTGGGTACGGCGGATTCAGGCAGCACCACGCAGTACCCCAGCGGCATGCCACGGTCTTTCACCACCCCCAGCAGCAGCACCCGGCGCAGGCTGGGCAGGTAGCGTATGGCGGTTTGCGGTGCTGTGTAGGCAGGGGTGTCCCTTAGCCGCTCAGTCAGTTGCAGGCTGCGGCCTGTGGGCTGGTGGGTGATGGTCAGTGTGCGGGTGCCGGTGTACACGTCCTGCTGGATGGTGCCCTCCGTGCCGTAGAAACCGCCACCCACCGTGCGCGTGCGTTTCTTGCCCTCAAACGTGGTGTGGATGCGCAGCACCCCGTCGATGCTGGTGCAGTCGTCGGTAAAGCCTGATGCGCAAGTCATGGGCAGCAATTCGCTGTGCTGCACCACGCGCACGTCGGGCGCTTTGACATCGGCCATGGGCACGTGGACGAGGCGGGCGCCACTGGCTGTGGCTTCCACGCGCCAGGCAGTGGCCAGCGGGTGGTCGTCAATGCCCAGGCGCGCTATGCCTATGCCAGCGGTGATCCAGTAGGCAGGCGGCTGTGCGCCGTTGTACAGCAGTGATGTGCTGGGCCAGGGCTGCAAGCGGCCTGGCTGCTGCTCTATCTCCAAGGCGCTCAGTGCCAGGGCGTTGGTCGGGCCAGGGGCCCACCGAAAGCCCTCTGGCAGTCCCGCTGCGTGGCCAAAGGCAGCGGGCAGCCCCACGGCCAGGCACAGCAGCCGGAGCAAGCGGCTCAACAGCCTGCCCACGGATCGCTTTGCAGTTCGGATCATTGGGGCGCCTTGGGCATGCGGCCCATCGCATAGAACTCGGGGTTGGGCATCATCCCGGCAAAGCTCGCCATGCGGTTGGAGAGGCCAAAGAACGCTGTGATGGCGGCAATGTCCCAGATGTCTTCGTCGTCAAAGCCGTGGGCGTGTAGCGTGCTGAAGTCGGCGTCTTCAATGGCATGCGACTGCTGGCACACCTTCATCGCAAAGTCGAGCATGGCGCGCTGGCGCGGGCTGATGTCGGCTTTGCGGTGGTTCACAGCCACTTGGTCGGCCACCAGCGGCTTCTTTTCGTAGATGCGCAAGATGGCGCCGTGCGCCACCACACAGTACAGGCACTGGTTGGCCGCGCTGGTGGTGGTGACGATCATCTCGCGCTCGCCTTTGGTCAGGCTGCCTTCTTCTTTGAGCATGAGCGCATCGTGGTACGCGAAGAAGGCCCGCCACTCGGCCGGTCGGCGTGCAAAGGCCAGGAACACGTTGGGGATGAAACCCGCCTTGTCTTGCACCGCCAAGATGCGGTCCTGGATGTCTTGCGGCAGGGTGTTCAGATCGGGATGCGGGTAGCGGGGGGATGTCACCGTTTGTCTCCTCAAAGTCTGTGCGGGGCCATGTCGGCACTTGCACAGCCATCATAGGGCGAAGGTGCCGCGCTCGCGTTGGACGAGGTCTGCCAACCCACCTGCGGTGCGATGATCCGTGCTCTGAATGCGCGGCGGGCGCGCGTTCGCACAGCCAGGGGTTGCCACTGCATGACTGACACTTTCCGCAAAGATTTTGACAAAGGGCTTGCCACGCGCAAGCAGGTGATGGGCGAGGACTTTGTAGCCAATGCCTTTGCCAATGCCACCGATTTCACGATGCCCATGCAGGAGTTCATCACCCGCAATGCCTGGGGCGATGTGTGGCAGCGCGAGGGGCTGGAGCTGAAGACCCGCAGCCTGATCACCGTCGCCTTGTTGACGGCATTGGGCAAGCAGCATGAGCTCAAGGGGCATGTGCGCGGCGCGTTGAACAACGGCGCCAGCGTGCAGGAGATCCAGGAGGTGCTGCTGCACGCCAGCATCTACTGCGGCGTGCCCGCTGCGGTCGACGCCTTTCGCTCGGCGGCTGAGGTGATTGACGGGCCCAAGCCGGGCTGAGGTTAAAACCCTGCGATAGGGCGGCGGGATCAATTGCCTGCCAGCAGCTTGTGCACCAGGTCGGCCGCCGTCGACGCGTTGTACTTGCGCATGAGCCGGGCACGGTAGATCTCCACCGTGCGGTGGCTGATTGCCAGCGTGCGGCCAATTTCCTTAGAGGTCAACCCCTCCAGCAGGCGCGCGGCCACCTCGCGCTCGCGGCCCGTGAGCTCAGCGCGCACGGGGCGTTGCGAGCTGAGGTCTTCAAAACTCCAGATGCCCGAGGCGTGGGGTTCGTCGCGGTTGAGTGCACGGCCCGACACATGGCACCAGAACAGCTCGCCGTTGGCCCGCTTCATCACGCGGTTGTCGGCGTAGTGGCCTTTGGCGTTCAGAATGGGGGCCATGTGTGCGCCCAGGCGCTCGTATTCGTCTGCACTGGGGTACAGCACCTGGAACGACTGGCCCATCAACACCTCGCGCGAGGCGCCAAACATCTCGCAGACGTGGCGATTGCAGTCCACCATGGTGCGGTTGCGAGACAGCACCAGCCCGACGGGGGCCATGTCAAAAGCCAAACGGTAGTCAACGTCCATGGTGTGTGCTGTGATCGGGGGGCAGTGCTTCACTGCGGGCAAATCTTTACGGGGTACTACTTACAAGGGTACGTAGTATCGTAGTGCATCCAATATTCGCAAGGAGATCGTGGTGAACAAGTTATTTCCCTCAGCGGCCAAGGCGCTGGAAGGCGTCGTAGCCGATGGCCAGTTGCTGGCCGTGGGTGGCTTTGGGCTGTGCGGCATCCCTGAAGCCCTGATAGACGCACTGCGCGACTCGGCGGTGAAGAACCTTACCGTCATCTCCAACAACGCCGGGGTGGACGGCTTTGGCCTGGGCAAGCTGCTCGAAACCCGGCAGATCAAGAAAATGATCTCGTCCTATGTGGGCGAGAACAAGGAGTTTGAGCGCCAGTACCTGGCGGGCGAGCTGGAGCTGGAGTTCACGCCCCAGGGCACGCTGGCCGAGAAGCTGCGCGCAGGCGGCGCGGGCATTCCAGCCTTCTTCACCAAGACTGGCGTGGGCACCATCGTGGCCGAGGGCAAGGAGCTGCGCGAGTTCGATGGCGAAACCTATGTGATGGAGCGCTCGCTGGTGCCGGATGTTTCGTTGGTCAAAGCCTGGCGTGCAGACAAGTCGGGCAACTTGCAGTTCCGCCTCACAGCGCGCAACTTCAACCCCGCAGCGGCCACGGCCGGCAAGATTTGCATCGTCGAGGTGGAAGAGGTGGTGGAAACCGGCGCCATGGCGCCCGACCAGGTCCATCTGCCTGGCATTTACGT
This Acidovorax sp. 106 DNA region includes the following protein-coding sequences:
- a CDS encoding SDR family oxidoreductase, which gives rise to MAYSIDLSGRVAFVTGASSGLGAQFARTLARAGAGVVLASRRIEKLKELRARIEGEGGDAHVVELDVTDHDSIKSAVAHAETEMGSIDILVNNSGVSTTQRIQDVTPEDYDYVFDTNVKGAFFVAQEVGKRMLARSRGAAPGSFTGGRIINIASMAGLKVLPQIGVYCMSKAAVVHMTRAMAMEWGKFGINVNAICPGYIDTEINHHHWQTEQGQKLVNMLPRKRVGSPEDLDALLVMLASDQSHFINGAVIAADDGFAI
- a CDS encoding FAD-dependent monooxygenase, which encodes MMTSAQPQSIAQPIAPAKAARLTTGAPVRDPTPAHRNAPLALIAGAGIAGLAAAWWLHHIGWRVHVVERASHLRDGGHMMGLSGPGLGTARRMGLVPDLKAVAYPDMGTHTYRDRRGRDILSVDYRQLLAEMDWITLRRTQLVHVLHNAVRDHVQISMGTSVQGLQHDPAGGLLSVLLSDGSSCEADLLIAADGVHSSLRAQHIAPSADCLRPLGYRYAAYDIPENWQPTEDFVSYAEPGLQSEYYSLDAQRTAALHVWRSPVHGPVPLEGRHALLAQVTAHSHAVVQSGLAAVQAGTELVIDDLALVVLPSWHRGRILLMGDAAHSLSLISGQGAGMALASAGVLAQELERSTGKGQAPKAEQLEQALVAHRRRLHPTIERLQRRSRKIAPAFVPATPVSFYLRNLALRWMPGAVMRRVFLSGLKSEAQAMAALE
- a CDS encoding MFS transporter gives rise to the protein MTTESTTALRVHPHSERPTLALTTSALCAALLGIYAVQSLITGLATQALPALLRSTGASLQTTGLAFLVLAPWVLKGLWAPWVERWRLPAGRAERRSRPLILAGQWLVTLCMTMLCALAPRSAQAAGWSHNQLTAVVALLAMAALATATVDIAADGFAIDQLPVHQRGWGNVAQVGGSYIGMAMGGSVFVLLFEQVGWAAAIGTMGVLTAALTLPLWRLREPPRPVADLADAASTHHRAHWRHAWQSTAMRSGMVLVLGLGLGVRLCAGMLGPWLIDRGVGMAQLATFWGVGGLCAGLAGTVAAGALVQRAGVWRALHAALAIEATALLLVAICAASAAPTAALLAAATFFLIAMACGFVARYAWLMGLTSARQPGLDFTLLQCTDAAVAMVGGVAGGWMASLTGHPHSFATAAALGALALALPTWVRRRGGLAATPDQRSPGPQQGPHHPAAEPPCMTSSDKPSTSP
- a CDS encoding TonB-dependent receptor encodes the protein MPHHFTRAKSPPHVRLPLAAACLASLCSLGWAQTAAPDATLPDVTISSGKRDQALSRFIGSAVVRDHQALEDAQIATTQDLQRVLPGVQISQSASFLYPIISLRGVSSAQDFYNPALTVYVDGVPQLPIFAIQSLQDVERVELLKGPQGTLYGKSAQGGVLNIIGQRPDNETRMHLGAGASSRGGYRVEGTASGAITPNLLYGSVSVSRDDALGALYNPVTGQDHQGGARATLGAAKLRMAPTGAPWEMALNLGRECTRASQDAYVPWDNIESQQAYVMPTMPTAVASFAQRRCTTSQTLSGQYDLGDWRLSATTAWQDADIARRYPIGPYDSQQPETWKQNMQEIRLATRGKDSAGNHTRAWDGVFGLYRQSVQQRRDYVNALPTYGLTGLNSASSNNSSSVAGYGDVIWHATSALDLSAGIRHSKDKASTNFAGASLNAAYSMDRFSGSGRIDGNTTLGKLGAAYQWTPAWRSYATVSQGYKPGGFNLAPSNAYDAQPFGRERSTSVELGSRWQQGDWQVGAALYQVAIQDTQLYRGNDLGYQTLRNVGDTRSRGLELDARWKLNAQWTLDASAAVNKATFRRYEDPASCAACTGNDVPFAPHQLLSLGLSGRFATGWGVLRPTLSVRRTGSQYFDAANTLRQNGYTLVDLSLHWAIDSHWQITAYAHNLTDKKYRVYGFSNAAVGTMAQVALPRTVGVMLAYDY
- a CDS encoding AraC family transcriptional regulator, coding for MDKGQPYATADAVAAYSGHPLLPAVSLPLDWAQASRVHDLADGITLTCWSGQPASDLQVSAKGPPMFCIAVLLEGSASMALDGGPMLELRSGMAVVQTAARPVSGCFAMRGGQPSRLVDIRFSLEGLQRVGGKPLVALQGRFLQDCSLVQSQTLLGGFPAPAELLRVATDILTSDFGDETVCRLYLQAKALEALAIVLQTVGPSAPTGRMARERTRLLQARRLMDERYGEDWTIAKLARAVGLGEKKLQAGFREMAGRSVHEHLREVRLAAAAALLADGVSVTDTALTTGFTSLSHFSKAFRAARGVLPSHWRQVRH
- a CDS encoding peroxidase-related enzyme (This protein belongs to a clade of uncharacterized proteins related to peroxidases such as the alkylhydroperoxidase AhpD.) codes for the protein MTSPRYPHPDLNTLPQDIQDRILAVQDKAGFIPNVFLAFARRPAEWRAFFAYHDALMLKEEGSLTKGEREMIVTTTSAANQCLYCVVAHGAILRIYEKKPLVADQVAVNHRKADISPRQRAMLDFAMKVCQQSHAIEDADFSTLHAHGFDDEDIWDIAAITAFFGLSNRMASFAGMMPNPEFYAMGRMPKAPQ
- a CDS encoding carboxymuconolactone decarboxylase family protein, which translates into the protein MTDTFRKDFDKGLATRKQVMGEDFVANAFANATDFTMPMQEFITRNAWGDVWQREGLELKTRSLITVALLTALGKQHELKGHVRGALNNGASVQEIQEVLLHASIYCGVPAAVDAFRSAAEVIDGPKPG
- a CDS encoding PAS and helix-turn-helix domain-containing protein; its protein translation is MDVDYRLAFDMAPVGLVLSRNRTMVDCNRHVCEMFGASREVLMGQSFQVLYPSADEYERLGAHMAPILNAKGHYADNRVMKRANGELFWCHVSGRALNRDEPHASGIWSFEDLSSQRPVRAELTGREREVAARLLEGLTSKEIGRTLAISHRTVEIYRARLMRKYNASTAADLVHKLLAGN
- a CDS encoding CoA transferase subunit A translates to MNKLFPSAAKALEGVVADGQLLAVGGFGLCGIPEALIDALRDSAVKNLTVISNNAGVDGFGLGKLLETRQIKKMISSYVGENKEFERQYLAGELELEFTPQGTLAEKLRAGGAGIPAFFTKTGVGTIVAEGKELREFDGETYVMERSLVPDVSLVKAWRADKSGNLQFRLTARNFNPAAATAGKICIVEVEEVVETGAMAPDQVHLPGIYVHRIVHNPTPEKRIEKRTITDKAGV